The genomic DNA ACACTGTGCCATTGGGCACCCTAAGAGTACATTCATGCAGTGGATGCTTACTATCGACCATAAAAGAATTGGTATTATGTATGCAGCTGTCATGTTTGTATTCTTTTTTGTAGCTGTATTTACAGCATTTGCAATGAGACTTGAACTGTTTGCACCAGGGGGACAATATATGGATGGAAACACGTTCAACCAGGCATTCACACTACATGGTGTGATCATGATCTTCCTCTTTATTATCCCGGGGATCCCTGCAATATTTGGAAACATTGTTATGCCATTGATGATCGGTGCGAAAGATGTATCTTTCCCAAGATTGAACTGGTTTACATTCTGGCTCTATATTGCTGGTTGTTGTATTGCACTTGCATCACTATTTATAGGTGAAGGTGTAGCGGATACAGGTTGGACATTCTATGCGCCATACTCTATGAATACAGGAACAAACGTTATTATGGCGCTTGTAGCTGCATTTGTTCTTGGATTTGCATCTATTCTTACTGGACTTAACTTTCTTGTAACGATTCACAGACTTAGAGCACCAGGTATGACTTTCTTTAAAATGCCACTTTTTGTATGGGGTATCTACGCAACAGCATGGATCCAGCTTCTTGCAACACCAGTTGTTGGTATTACGCTTGTATTGGCTATTTTGGAAAAATATTTTGGTATTGGTATCTTTGACCCGGCTAAAGGGGGAGACCCTGTATTGTTCCAACACTTATTCTGGATCTACTCTCACCCGGCTGTTTATCTTATGATCCTTCCAGCATTCGGTATTATGTCTGAAATCATTCCTACATTCTCAAGAAAAGAGGTATTCGGATATAGAACGATCGCTCTTTCTTCAGCATCAATTGCAGGTATCGGTTACCTTGTATGGGGTCACCACCTTTATACATCAGGTATGTCAGATATTGCTAAGACGGTATTCTCATTCCTTACTTTCTTTGTTGCGATCCCAACAGGTGTAAAGTTCTATGACTGGGTTGCTACAATGTATCAAGGTAAGATCGTTCTTTCAACACCAATGATCTGGGCACTAGGAACAATTATTACATTTGCGATCGGTGGTATCACAGGGGTGACTATTACTATGATCGGTATGGACGTTCACTTACAAGATACCTATTACACAGTTGCACACTTCCATTACGCGATTCTTGGTGGGGTTGTATTCTTGCTGTTTGCAGGTATGCACTATTGGTTCCCGCTTGTAACAGGTAAAATGTATAACGAAACAAAAGCAAAAATCGCTTTCTATCTTAACTTTATCGGATTTAACCTACTATGGTTCCCAATGTTCATCGCTGGTTACTATGGTATGCCAAGACGTTACTTTGACTACTTACCGGAATTTGAAATTTATCACCAACTTTCATTCTATGGAGCAGTGATCTTTATCGCTGGTCTTATCTATATGTTCTGGGTACTCTTTAAAGGTTGGACAAAAGGTGAGGCAACGACGCCTAATCCATGGAATGCGACTACACTTGAGTGGCACTTACCATCATCACCACCGCCACTAGAGAACCACTCTAAAGTGCCATATGTTGATTTTGATCCATATGAGTATAAACATGGTGAGCCAGTGGTTAAATTTAATTATGAAACGATGCAAAGGATAGACTAATGGGACACGAATACGTACCTGAGATCGCGATAGATCGTGATGGAAATCAACATGAAGTACAAGGTTGGCAAGGTGATTTTTACGGCGGGAAACTAGGTTTCTGGCTGTTTATGCTTACAGAAGTAATGATGTTTGGAGCAATGTTCCTTGCACTTGCTTACTATAATTCACTACACCCTCAAGACTTTTTAGATGCTTCTGCAGCTTTAAATAGACTATTGGGTGGTACGAATACAGTGATTCTACTGGTATCTGCACTTACAATGGGACTAGGATTACTTAGAATGAGAGCAGGTGATGTGAAAGGTGCTAAGCTTATGATCTGGGCGACTATCATTTTGGCAGTTGCTTTCTTGGTGATCAAAGGATTCGAATGGACAGCTGAGTATCATCACGGTATTTTCTTGATGCATGACAAGCTATTGCCTGAATCATCTTTACCATTTGGTCAGAAATTATTCTATGGTCTTTACTTTTCAATGACTGGACTCCACGGATTCCATATTATCATTGGTATTGGTCTTATGCTTTGGTTACTTAAAAGAATCAATGCAGGTAAAGTAAGCCCAGAGCATCATATTTTACACTGGAACATCGCACTATACTGGGATATCGTACACCTTATTTGGGTATTCGTATTCCCTTACTACTATATGATCGGAGCTGACGGTATTCAAATGTCAGACTTTAGTATGATTTTTGGAGGAGGTACAAATGGGCACCACTAATACAGTAAATTATCAAGAAGAGAAAAAAGTATATTACAAAGTACTAATAGGTTTATTATTATTGACAGCAGTAACATTTGTACAACCAGGTTTATTTATGACAAAATCAACATTTTTGGCACAAATGCTTGTTGCAGTTGCTAAAGCTTGGCTGATCGTAATTTACTACATGCACTTAAAAGGTGAGAAATTGATTGGGGCTATGGTATGGTTTTCATTATCATTGGTCGCAGTTTTCTTTATTATCGTTATTGGTATCGACGTTGCCAATTTCCAATTTGAGGCAGAAAGTTTTATTACGCCGCAAGTTACAAATACTGCTACTACTCCTGCAGTACACTAAGAGAGGTTTTATTATATGAGTAATACATTAGAAGGATTTAGTACACATGCATCGAGTTTTAACGCAGATCATGAATTTGCGTTCTGGCTGCATGTATGGATTTCAATTGCACTATTTTTATCAGTAGTTGCACCGATGCTTTATTTTGCATGGAAGTATCGTGCAGATAAGGTCAAAAATGAAGATATCGGTACCTTGACCCATCATACCGGGTTGGAATTGGCATGGACGATCATTCCAATTATTGCGGTGATGGTTTTCTTTTACTATGGTAATACGACACTACAAATGTTCAGAACCCTCCCAACAGTCACAGATGACACTGTGGTGGTTAAGGTTGAAGGTTCTAAGTGGAAGTGGAAATATGAGTACGCTGCAAATAAAGATGGCTATGTACACAAAATTGGTGGGGCATACGAAAAACCTGTTAAGGATGAGAATGGTAAGGTGATAGAAGAAGGTACGATGGGTATCACTGCACTTTATGTACCTGTGAATACAGATGTCATTTTAGAGATGACTGCACCGGTGGATGATGTAATTCACGCATTCTATATCCCTGCATTCCGTATGAAAGAGGATGTGGTTCCTGGACGTACAACAAAACAATGGTTTCATGCAACTAAAGTGGGTGAGTATGATGTTGAGTGTGCCGAGTACTGTGGTACAGACCACTCATATATGTATTCTAGAGTAGTAGTACTTCCAAAAGCGGAGTATGATGCATGGTTTAATAGTACAGAGAATACACCAAAAGGTAATTATGCTAAAGGTGGTGATGCACTAGTACAACGACATGGATGTACACAATGTCATGCAATTGAAACAGATAAAGTAATAGTTGGACCTTCTCTTAAATCTAGATGGACAAAAGAACGAGTATTGGATGTGATCCATAATGGTCAAGATCAACTTGGTTATGCTATGGGACCAATGCCAGCTGGTATGGCTACAGGTGCAGATGCTGAAGAGATCGCTGCCTATGTTGCTGGTGGCATGAAAGGTGAAAAACCTGCATCATTTGCTGCATGTTCTTCATGTCATGGTGAAGATGGTAAGGGTCAGTATGGTATGGCTCCAAGTCTTGTAGGATACGATACGACATTTATGAGTCATGTATTCAAGAAAGGTAAAAAAGGCATGAATGGTGGAATGCCAGCATACCCTGATATGACAGAAGAAGAGATTTCAACAATTGCTAAATATCTCGACGACAAAGCTAAATGATAAAAGATTTCTTTAGCGTTACCAAGTTTATTCTCTCCTTTGCAGTCAGTCTATCTGCACTCTTTGCCTATATCATGGCAAAGGGAGAGATTGGTGTAGATATGTTTGTTGCTACCTTCTCTGTACTTCTTGTAGCGATGGGGGTTTCGACTCTTAATCAAGTACAAGAGTATAGAGAAGATTCCAAGATGGAAAGAACGAAGAATCGTCCTATCGCATCGGGTCGTATGTCACCTCGTACAGGGATTATCATTGCATTAGTATTGATCCTGGCCTCATTTGTGTTTATCTATTCACTCTTAGGGTTGACCGGGATAAACTTTTTTGGGTTTGCATTCATTTGGTATAACCTTATGTATACACCTTTGAAAAAGAGATCTGCTGTAGCAGTGGTTCCTGGTGCGATATTGGGTGTCATCCCTCCGGCTATCGGGTGGCTTGCAGCTGGTCATACACTCTTTGAGTTAGAGTTCATTGCTTTGGCAGTCTATTATTTTATCTGGCAGGTGCCGCACTTCTGGTTATTGGTGATGCTCTTTCATGGAGACTACAAAGACGGCGGATACCCTACAGCAATGCGTCTGTTTGGGGAAGGTACCCTGCAAAGACTCACATTTGTGTGGCTCATACTGACCATACATGCAGGTATCTATCTGGTTTATACATTTAATGTTTATTTAACAGTTACAGTGGTGCTTTCTGCAGCATTGGGGATATGGGCATTTATCACGTCACTGCAACTGCTCAAAAAAGAGTTTAAACTTACAGATGCACGTGCGATCTTCTGGAAGATCAATGCAGCATTTTTAGGTATTATTATACTTCTTAGTATCGATGAGTATGTAAAACATCATCTCTAATGATATTTCAATAGCAGATTTTTTCTGCTATTAAACTACAGTTTATTTAAACTTACTACACTTATATGAGTGACATTCTAAGGAACAAAGATGCAAGAAAACCAATATACAATTCAAACGATCATACAGAGTGTTTTTAAAGAACATAACTACAAGATCAAAAAAAGACTTATCTATGATAATGCACTGTTCGGGGGACTGAGCAGCAAGTGGATTAAATTGGCTTTTCTTATTTTACCGTTTGCGATGTATGCCGCTATATTCAATCCTGCATCTTTTAAAGCGTTGGGTATCGCACAGGCCATTGTATTTTACATTATACTTCTTGTATTTGCCATGCAGATCGTTGTGGCAGTCTCTTACTTTAACAATAAGAAGGTATTAAAAACAGCTACCAAAGCATGGGAGGTGTACTTTCCTGGTATTGATTTTAAAATGATACTCTCTTCGGGGGTCACACCTTATATGGATTTTAAAAAATATTATGAAGCTGCACTCAGTGATGGTTTGGTAGAAGAGGCCCTCAAAGATAAAATGAGTGAAGCATTCCAGCAGATGGAATCTGAAAACACCCATCTTGTTGAGGCGATGAAAAAAGATAAAGAGAAAAGAGCAGGTAAATAGTATGTTAAAGCATCTCATGGTATTCAGTGTATTTATTCTATCCACACTTTCAGCATCTCAGAGCATTTCTTTAAAGGTTCTATGTAGTGATAATAATGCAACAGCCTGTTATGAGCACGGACTCCCTATGGTCACTGGGGAGAATGCGAAGGTACAGGATATTAAAGAAGAAGGGTTGAGTTATATACGTAAAGCTTGTACGCTTGGTGAAGATAGAGCGTGTGATATCATGGGTGATAACTACTATAAAAATACGAATTACGGTGCGGCAATACCGTATCTCGAGAAATCATGTGCAAGAGGTATAAAATCAGCATGTGAGGCGATGGGAACGATCTACCGTGACGGTCATGACGTAAGACCTGATGATGTGAAATCAAGAGTGTTTTATGAAAAAGCATGTGAATTAAAAAGCGGTGATGCATGTTTTAACGTGGCTATTATCTATCGTGGCGGTTTCGGTGTAGAAAAAAACAGAACCAAAGAAAAAGAATATTACAAAAAAGGTTGTGATGTTGGATTGAAAGCCGGATGTGATCGATTTGTTGAGTTAGATAACGAAGATAAAGGTATAGAAACTGGAATCTGGACGACGATCAAAAGCTGGTTTCAATAACTCTCTTCTTCCCCCTCAAAGTATATTTAGGAGTGTATTACTCCTAAAAAAATCAATAAAATTGATAGATTAAACAGGAGTTAATTTCTCTTTTGATGCTTTAAATCCCTACATATTTACGTTAAATGTAACGTATCCCTACATATATTTACATTAAATAATTTTTTAAGTACAGATATAATCAAATAAGATTATAATTATTATTGAGTGTTGTAATTTTATAACATAGAATTTATTCAAGGGGGTATGTATGCAATCAAATGCAGCATTGGAATATGATTATTCATTAGCAAAAAAGTTTACCTTTTTAACTATTTTGTTTGGATTTTTAGGAATGTTGATCGGTACGATTATTGCCGCACAAATGGCATTTCCTGAATTAAACTATCTATTGGGTGAGTATGGGACATTCTCAAGACTCAGACCACTTCATACAAATACCGTAGTATTTGGATTTACGGTTTCAGCAATCTTTGCTACTTGGTTTTATATAGGGCAAAGAGTCCTTAAAGTATCTATGGCAGAATCGAAGTTTTTGATGGTGGTCGGAAACATTCAGTTTTGGCTATACTTTGTGGGCGCGTTGATAGCAACTGTATCATTACTATTGGGTATCTCCAGTGGTAAAGAGTATGCTCAGTATGAGTGGTGGGTTGATCTTGTTGTTGTTGTAATCTGGGTACTTTGGGGTGTTGGTATCATGGGTCTTATAGGAATTAGAAGAGAGAAAGCACTTTATATCTCTGTATGGTATTTCCTTGCATGTTTCCTTGGTATTGCTATGCTTTATCTTTTCAACAATATGTCAATTCCTACTTATTTCGCAACAGAGGGTCTAGGTGCAATCACTCACTCTGTATCTATGTATTCAGGTACGAATGACGCACTAGTACAATGGTGGTATGGTCATAATGCGGTTGCATTTGGTTTTACAGTGCCTATCGTTGGTATGATCTACTACTTCCTTCCAAAAGAGTCTGGACAGGCTATCTATTCTTATAAGCTCTCTTTACTCTCTTTCTGGGGATTGATGTTCGTTTACCTTTGGGCAGGGTCTCACCACCTATTATGGTCAACAGTGCCAGACTGGATGCAAACAATGGGTTCTGCGTTCTCTGTAGTACTTATCTTGCCATCATGGGGTTCAGCGATCAACATGCTTCTTACGATGAAAGGTGAGTGGAATCAGTTAACAGAAAATCCGCTGATCAAATTTATGGTGCTTGCATCTACATTCTATATGTTATCAACGATCGAAGGTCCTATCCAAGCGATCAAATCAGTCAATGCCATTGCACACTTTACTGACTGGATTCCTGGACACGTGCATGATGGTGTACTTGGTTGGGTGACATTTATGATCATGGCTTCACTGTTCCATATGGCTCCGCGTATGTTCAAAAGAGAGATTTACTCTAGAAAACTTATGGAGACACAGTTCTGGCTTCAAACAACAGCGGTTGTGCTTTACTTTACATCTATGTGGATCGCAGGTATTACACAAGGTATGATGTGGAGAGCCGTAGATGAGTATGGTAACTTGATGTATAGTTTCATCGATACGGTCAATGTACTTCATCCTTACTACACGATTAGAGCGCTTGCAGGTGTAATGTACCTTATTGGTTTCATTATGTTCGCTTACAATATGTATAAAACTATGACTTCTGCTAAAGAGATTACAGAAGAACCACAGTTTAGAACACCTATGGCATAAGGGAGGTAGTTTATTATGTTTTTTCATTGGTTAGAAAAAAATCCATTCTTCTTTGCTTCGGGGATTTCGATCGTTATCGCATTTGCAGGACTTATTGAGATCGTACCGAACTTTGCGAAGGCGGCAAGACCGGTAGTAGACCTTAAACCTCGTACTGTACTTGAACTTGCAGGTAAAAATGTCTATATTAAAGATAACTGTATGTCATGTCACTCACAGCTTATTCGTCCATTTAAATCAGAGACGGATCGTTATGGGGATTATTCATTGTCAGGTGAGTATGCTTTTGACAGACCATTCCTTTGGGGTTCTAAAAGAACAGGTCCGGATCTTCACCGTGTAGGAAACTACAGAACAACAGATTGGCACGAAAATCACATGCTGAATCCTGCTGAGATCGTACCAGGTTCTATCATGCCGGCATATAAACATCAGTTTACAAACTTGGCTGATATTGAAACTGCGTATGCAGAAGCGGTCACAGTTAAAAATGCATTTCATACGCCATATGGTCCTGAGTTTAAAGGAACCAGAGCTGCATGGGAAGCACACAAACCAAAAGTTCTTGCAGACGCGAAAGCGATTGCTGATGATATGAAAAACAAAGATGTTAAAGAAGCAGTTGCGAGAGGTGAAGTACCTGAGATCGTAGCACTGATTGCTTACCTTAACAGTTTGAAATAGGTGAGAGAAAGATGGACATTAGGGATCTTCAAGGCTATGCCAGTTTCTTTATGACCATTTTTTTGGTAGTGATGTTGTATGGGTATATCATACACCTGTACAGAAGTGAAAAAAAAGGTGAGCGTGATTATGAAAAATACGGGAATATTGCACTGGATGATGAAGTCACAAGTACACCTGTAGAAGATAAACCCGCGTCAGAAAGAGAATATAAGGAGGAGAATAAATGAATGCATTAATGGTAAAAGCATTGGCATTTGCAGCAGTATTGATCATTGCAACGATAGCTGTTGTAACGAGTTTGGATATTGATATCTTTGCAGATTCAGTCAATGCGATAACAATGGGGGGAGCAATAGCAGTCGCTACGATCACAGCATCGGTTGCGGTTAAATATGTCAATCAAATGAAAACAGACACAGCATCTGGTAAACTGGCAGAGGAAAACTGGGATGGTATCGGTGAGTATGAAAATGAACTTCCTTCAGGTTGGGCATATTCATTCTTGGCGGTTTTCCTTTGGTCCATGTGGTATGGACTTATAGGGTATCCTGTGAATGCCTATAGTCAGATTGGTGAGTACAATGAAGATGTGATTGCTTATAATAAGAAGTTTGAAGAAATACACAAAAATGCAGATGAGGCAACACTTAAAGAGATGGGAGAGTCTATCTTTTTGGTACAGTGTCAGCAATGTCACGGTGTGACAGGAGATGGTCTTTCTGGTAAAGCACAGGACTTTACTGCAAGAATGAGTAAAGAACAAGTATTGGATGTGATCAATAATGGTCAAAACCAATTAGGATATCCTATGGGTGCAATGCCTGGAGGTATGGCACAAGGTGCAGATGCTGAAGCGATTGCAGCGTATGTTGCCGGTGGCATGAAAGGTGAGCAGCCTGCAGCATTTGCTGCATGTGGTTCTTGTCATGGAATGGATGGTAAAGGCAACAATGGTATGTCACCAAATCTAGTATCTTATGATGCTGCATTGATGAATCATACGTTGCAGAATGGTAAAAAGGGTATGATCGGTAAAATGCCATCATTTAAGACACTTATTACACCAGTACAAGAGAAAGCTTTGACTGTATATATTCAGTCATTGTCAAAGTAAGGAGTTTCATATGGCAGAAAATACAAAACGAAGTTTATTTGGACTACATGGAATATTCGGGGTTTTGATCTCGATCGTAGGTTTACTTGCAATTTTGATCACATTGATGCTCATGGTTGTTGTTGTACAAAGACATGCAGCGGTAAAGCCTTATGATCCAACTAAGATCAGAGATATACAGAATGTAAAAATGATCGATGTAGAGAATAAGCAGTATTCATTTATAGATGCAGAGAAAAAGGATTAATAATGATTA from Sulfurovum xiamenensis includes the following:
- a CDS encoding cytochrome c oxidase subunit 3, encoding MGHEYVPEIAIDRDGNQHEVQGWQGDFYGGKLGFWLFMLTEVMMFGAMFLALAYYNSLHPQDFLDASAALNRLLGGTNTVILLVSALTMGLGLLRMRAGDVKGAKLMIWATIILAVAFLVIKGFEWTAEYHHGIFLMHDKLLPESSLPFGQKLFYGLYFSMTGLHGFHIIIGIGLMLWLLKRINAGKVSPEHHILHWNIALYWDIVHLIWVFVFPYYYMIGADGIQMSDFSMIFGGGTNGHH
- a CDS encoding c-type cytochrome; this encodes MNALMVKALAFAAVLIIATIAVVTSLDIDIFADSVNAITMGGAIAVATITASVAVKYVNQMKTDTASGKLAEENWDGIGEYENELPSGWAYSFLAVFLWSMWYGLIGYPVNAYSQIGEYNEDVIAYNKKFEEIHKNADEATLKEMGESIFLVQCQQCHGVTGDGLSGKAQDFTARMSKEQVLDVINNGQNQLGYPMGAMPGGMAQGADAEAIAAYVAGGMKGEQPAAFAACGSCHGMDGKGNNGMSPNLVSYDAALMNHTLQNGKKGMIGKMPSFKTLITPVQEKALTVYIQSLSK
- the coxB gene encoding cytochrome c oxidase subunit II; translated protein: MSNTLEGFSTHASSFNADHEFAFWLHVWISIALFLSVVAPMLYFAWKYRADKVKNEDIGTLTHHTGLELAWTIIPIIAVMVFFYYGNTTLQMFRTLPTVTDDTVVVKVEGSKWKWKYEYAANKDGYVHKIGGAYEKPVKDENGKVIEEGTMGITALYVPVNTDVILEMTAPVDDVIHAFYIPAFRMKEDVVPGRTTKQWFHATKVGEYDVECAEYCGTDHSYMYSRVVVLPKAEYDAWFNSTENTPKGNYAKGGDALVQRHGCTQCHAIETDKVIVGPSLKSRWTKERVLDVIHNGQDQLGYAMGPMPAGMATGADAEEIAAYVAGGMKGEKPASFAACSSCHGEDGKGQYGMAPSLVGYDTTFMSHVFKKGKKGMNGGMPAYPDMTEEEISTIAKYLDDKAK
- a CDS encoding protoheme IX farnesyltransferase yields the protein MIKDFFSVTKFILSFAVSLSALFAYIMAKGEIGVDMFVATFSVLLVAMGVSTLNQVQEYREDSKMERTKNRPIASGRMSPRTGIIIALVLILASFVFIYSLLGLTGINFFGFAFIWYNLMYTPLKKRSAVAVVPGAILGVIPPAIGWLAAGHTLFELEFIALAVYYFIWQVPHFWLLVMLFHGDYKDGGYPTAMRLFGEGTLQRLTFVWLILTIHAGIYLVYTFNVYLTVTVVLSAALGIWAFITSLQLLKKEFKLTDARAIFWKINAAFLGIIILLSIDEYVKHHL
- the ccoO gene encoding cytochrome-c oxidase, cbb3-type subunit II, whose amino-acid sequence is MFFHWLEKNPFFFASGISIVIAFAGLIEIVPNFAKAARPVVDLKPRTVLELAGKNVYIKDNCMSCHSQLIRPFKSETDRYGDYSLSGEYAFDRPFLWGSKRTGPDLHRVGNYRTTDWHENHMLNPAEIVPGSIMPAYKHQFTNLADIETAYAEAVTVKNAFHTPYGPEFKGTRAAWEAHKPKVLADAKAIADDMKNKDVKEAVARGEVPEIVALIAYLNSLK
- a CDS encoding cytochrome C oxidase subunit IV family protein; the protein is MGTTNTVNYQEEKKVYYKVLIGLLLLTAVTFVQPGLFMTKSTFLAQMLVAVAKAWLIVIYYMHLKGEKLIGAMVWFSLSLVAVFFIIVIGIDVANFQFEAESFITPQVTNTATTPAVH
- a CDS encoding cytochrome c oxidase subunit I, producing MSKTYFDETHCAIGHPKSTFMQWMLTIDHKRIGIMYAAVMFVFFFVAVFTAFAMRLELFAPGGQYMDGNTFNQAFTLHGVIMIFLFIIPGIPAIFGNIVMPLMIGAKDVSFPRLNWFTFWLYIAGCCIALASLFIGEGVADTGWTFYAPYSMNTGTNVIMALVAAFVLGFASILTGLNFLVTIHRLRAPGMTFFKMPLFVWGIYATAWIQLLATPVVGITLVLAILEKYFGIGIFDPAKGGDPVLFQHLFWIYSHPAVYLMILPAFGIMSEIIPTFSRKEVFGYRTIALSSASIAGIGYLVWGHHLYTSGMSDIAKTVFSFLTFFVAIPTGVKFYDWVATMYQGKIVLSTPMIWALGTIITFAIGGITGVTITMIGMDVHLQDTYYTVAHFHYAILGGVVFLLFAGMHYWFPLVTGKMYNETKAKIAFYLNFIGFNLLWFPMFIAGYYGMPRRYFDYLPEFEIYHQLSFYGAVIFIAGLIYMFWVLFKGWTKGEATTPNPWNATTLEWHLPSSPPPLENHSKVPYVDFDPYEYKHGEPVVKFNYETMQRID
- a CDS encoding tetratricopeptide repeat protein, yielding MLKHLMVFSVFILSTLSASQSISLKVLCSDNNATACYEHGLPMVTGENAKVQDIKEEGLSYIRKACTLGEDRACDIMGDNYYKNTNYGAAIPYLEKSCARGIKSACEAMGTIYRDGHDVRPDDVKSRVFYEKACELKSGDACFNVAIIYRGGFGVEKNRTKEKEYYKKGCDVGLKAGCDRFVELDNEDKGIETGIWTTIKSWFQ
- a CDS encoding DUF4006 family protein, whose amino-acid sequence is MAENTKRSLFGLHGIFGVLISIVGLLAILITLMLMVVVVQRHAAVKPYDPTKIRDIQNVKMIDVENKQYSFIDAEKKD
- the ccoN gene encoding cytochrome-c oxidase, cbb3-type subunit I, translating into MQSNAALEYDYSLAKKFTFLTILFGFLGMLIGTIIAAQMAFPELNYLLGEYGTFSRLRPLHTNTVVFGFTVSAIFATWFYIGQRVLKVSMAESKFLMVVGNIQFWLYFVGALIATVSLLLGISSGKEYAQYEWWVDLVVVVIWVLWGVGIMGLIGIRREKALYISVWYFLACFLGIAMLYLFNNMSIPTYFATEGLGAITHSVSMYSGTNDALVQWWYGHNAVAFGFTVPIVGMIYYFLPKESGQAIYSYKLSLLSFWGLMFVYLWAGSHHLLWSTVPDWMQTMGSAFSVVLILPSWGSAINMLLTMKGEWNQLTENPLIKFMVLASTFYMLSTIEGPIQAIKSVNAIAHFTDWIPGHVHDGVLGWVTFMIMASLFHMAPRMFKREIYSRKLMETQFWLQTTAVVLYFTSMWIAGITQGMMWRAVDEYGNLMYSFIDTVNVLHPYYTIRALAGVMYLIGFIMFAYNMYKTMTSAKEITEEPQFRTPMA
- a CDS encoding cytochrome c oxidase, cbb3-type, CcoQ subunit → MDIRDLQGYASFFMTIFLVVMLYGYIIHLYRSEKKGERDYEKYGNIALDDEVTSTPVEDKPASEREYKEENK